In Streptomyces sp. SID8374, one genomic interval encodes:
- a CDS encoding SgcJ/EcaC family oxidoreductase, with amino-acid sequence MGTGTPTVLGVPAQQEDVDAIVAFVAAVQDAQQSADPEAFLSGFREDAIWTTAHGKRLTGLPEIGAFTRKVLPPQADSPVVATYTVDLILFIRPDVAAVKIRQRPVTRDGGEYLDEIFHGQEDPSELVAAHPESVPGTPTYVLAKDDGVWRIAAAQNTSVIDPETLAAG; translated from the coding sequence ATGGGCACCGGAACCCCCACCGTCCTCGGCGTACCCGCCCAGCAGGAGGACGTGGACGCGATCGTCGCGTTCGTGGCGGCAGTGCAGGACGCCCAGCAGAGCGCGGACCCCGAAGCGTTCCTCAGCGGCTTCCGCGAGGACGCCATCTGGACCACGGCCCACGGGAAGAGGCTGACCGGGCTGCCGGAGATCGGCGCCTTCACCCGCAAGGTGCTCCCGCCGCAGGCAGATTCCCCGGTGGTCGCGACGTACACCGTCGACCTCATCCTCTTCATCCGCCCCGACGTGGCGGCGGTCAAGATCCGCCAGCGCCCGGTAACCCGCGACGGAGGGGAGTACCTGGACGAGATCTTCCACGGCCAGGAGGACCCCTCCGAACTCGTCGCCGCCCACCCCGAGTCGGTCCCCGGCACCCCGACCTACGTCCTGGCGAAGGACGACGGCGTCTGGCGGATCGCGGCCGCGCAGAACACCTCGGTCATCGACCCGGAGACACTGGCAGCGGGGTGA
- a CDS encoding DUF1838 family protein, which produces MTTPPTQPTPAELLRSFARTRASLDGEEVTYWWSGDVYSWAPDEPYQRLFGFEGLNVARLVQDVEAGPDAYQLLTREAAFYLDPTTREILETWQDRPVVHVWNDPANQKWRPFPIPTTELGGQVCFSLEIPLAYPSPLPVAQYPEHSAGDTYKALELFQFFADRADLAGPAPSVPATMSWSRMSPWLPWMAQGQRPGGLTFHCRGRKLGSYDEVPERTRTYIADHQPEFAHAPEEWSEPNETSWTYFRKLHPVP; this is translated from the coding sequence ATGACGACGCCACCCACGCAGCCGACCCCCGCCGAGCTGCTCCGCTCCTTCGCCCGCACCCGCGCCTCGCTGGACGGCGAGGAGGTCACGTACTGGTGGTCGGGGGACGTGTACTCCTGGGCCCCCGACGAGCCCTACCAGCGCCTCTTCGGCTTCGAGGGGCTCAACGTCGCCCGCCTGGTCCAGGACGTCGAGGCCGGGCCGGACGCGTACCAACTGCTCACCCGGGAAGCCGCGTTCTACCTGGACCCCACCACCCGCGAGATCCTGGAGACCTGGCAGGACCGGCCGGTGGTGCACGTCTGGAACGACCCGGCCAACCAGAAGTGGCGCCCCTTCCCGATCCCCACGACCGAGCTCGGCGGCCAGGTCTGCTTCAGCCTGGAGATCCCGCTCGCCTACCCGTCGCCGCTGCCGGTGGCCCAGTACCCGGAGCACTCGGCCGGCGACACCTACAAGGCGCTGGAGCTCTTCCAGTTCTTCGCCGACCGCGCGGACCTGGCCGGACCGGCGCCCAGCGTCCCGGCCACCATGTCGTGGTCGCGGATGTCGCCGTGGCTGCCGTGGATGGCCCAGGGGCAGCGGCCCGGCGGGCTCACCTTCCACTGCCGGGGCCGCAAGCTGGGCTCGTACGACGAAGTCCCGGAGCGGACCCGTACGTACATCGCGGACCACCAGCCGGAGTTCGCCCACGCCCCGGAGGAGTGGAGCGAGCCCAACGAGACCAGCTGGACGTACTTCCGCAAGCTCCACCCGGTGCCGTGA
- a CDS encoding aspartate kinase gives MGLVVQKYGGSSVADAEGIKRVAKRVVDAKRNGNQVVVVVSAMGDTTDELIDLAEQVSPMPTGREFDMLLTAGERISMALLAMAIKNLGHEAQSFTGSQAGVITDSVHNKARIIDVTPGRIRTSIDEGNIAIVAGFQGVSQEGKNITTLGRGGSDTTAVALAAALDAEVCEIYTDVDGVFTADPRVVKKAKKIDWISFEDMLELAASGSKVLLHRCVEYARRYNIPIHVRSSFSGLRGTWVSNEPQGDQKVEHAIISGVAHDVSEAKVTVVGVPDKPGEAAAIFRAIANAEVNIDMVVQNVSAASTGLTDISFTLPKSEGRKAIDALERAKGPIGFESLRYDDQIAKISLVGAGMKTNPGVTAGFFEALSDAGVNIELISTSEIRISVVTRADDVNEAVRAVHTAFGLDSDSDEAVVYGGTGR, from the coding sequence GTGGGCCTTGTCGTGCAGAAGTACGGAGGCTCCTCCGTAGCCGATGCCGAGGGCATCAAGCGGGTCGCCAAGCGAGTCGTCGACGCCAAGAGGAACGGCAACCAGGTGGTTGTCGTGGTGTCCGCGATGGGCGACACGACGGACGAGTTGATAGATCTCGCCGAGCAGGTGTCTCCGATGCCTACCGGCCGGGAATTCGACATGCTGCTGACCGCGGGTGAGCGGATCTCCATGGCCCTGCTGGCGATGGCGATCAAAAACCTGGGCCACGAGGCCCAGTCGTTCACGGGCAGCCAGGCCGGTGTCATCACCGACTCGGTCCACAACAAAGCGCGCATCATCGACGTCACGCCGGGCCGCATCCGGACCTCGATCGACGAGGGCAACATCGCCATCGTCGCCGGGTTCCAGGGCGTGAGCCAGGAGGGCAAGAACATCACCACCCTCGGCCGCGGCGGGTCGGACACGACCGCCGTCGCGCTGGCCGCCGCGCTGGACGCCGAGGTCTGTGAGATCTACACGGACGTCGACGGCGTCTTCACCGCGGACCCCCGGGTCGTGAAGAAGGCGAAGAAGATCGACTGGATCTCCTTCGAGGACATGCTGGAGCTGGCCGCGTCCGGCTCCAAGGTGCTGCTGCACCGCTGCGTCGAGTACGCACGCCGTTACAACATCCCGATCCACGTCCGCTCGTCCTTCTCCGGACTGCGCGGAACCTGGGTCAGCAACGAGCCGCAAGGGGACCAGAAGGTGGAGCACGCGATCATCTCCGGAGTCGCCCACGACGTCTCGGAGGCCAAGGTCACCGTCGTCGGCGTCCCGGACAAGCCGGGCGAGGCGGCCGCGATCTTCCGCGCCATCGCCAACGCCGAGGTCAACATCGACATGGTGGTGCAGAACGTCTCCGCCGCGTCGACCGGCCTGACGGACATCTCCTTCACCCTCCCCAAGTCCGAGGGCCGCAAGGCCATCGACGCCCTGGAGCGGGCCAAGGGCCCCATCGGCTTCGAGTCGCTGCGCTACGACGACCAGATCGCCAAGATCTCCCTGGTCGGCGCCGGTATGAAGACCAACCCGGGCGTCACCGCCGGCTTCTTCGAGGCGCTGTCCGACGCGGGCGTGAACATCGAACTCATCTCGACATCCGAGATCCGCATCTCGGTGGTCACGCGTGCCGACGACGTCAACGAGGCCGTGCGCGCCGTGCACACCGCCTTCGGCCTCGACAGCGACTCCGACGAGGCCGTCGTCTACGGGGGCACCGGCCGATGA
- a CDS encoding aspartate-semialdehyde dehydrogenase, whose product MTARRPSLAVVGATGAIGGVMLRILSQHADVWGEVRLVASPRSAGRKLVVRGEETEVLALVEDVFDGVDVALFLVPDAVSAHWAPIAASKGAVVVDDSAAFRLDDDVPLVVPEINPHAARLRPRGIVASPNCTTLSLIVAVGALHAEFGLRELIVSSYQAVSAAGRDGVRALREQLSLVAGTELGTHPGDVRRALGDDAGTADSPFAAPVALNVVPWAGTDAGGGWSSEELAIREETRKVLALPGLKTTATCVYVPVIATHSMSVHARFENEVAVDRAHEILATAPGVVLFDSPASGDFPTPSDVVGTDPTWVGRVRRSMDDPRALEMFICGDNLRKGAALNVAQIAESVAAEITVA is encoded by the coding sequence ATGACCGCCCGCCGCCCTTCGCTCGCGGTCGTCGGTGCGACCGGGGCGATCGGCGGCGTCATGCTCCGGATCCTCTCGCAGCACGCGGACGTCTGGGGCGAGGTCAGACTCGTCGCCTCACCGCGCTCGGCCGGCCGGAAGCTGGTCGTGCGCGGTGAGGAGACCGAGGTGCTCGCGCTCGTCGAGGACGTGTTCGACGGCGTGGACGTGGCCCTCTTCCTGGTACCGGACGCCGTGTCCGCCCACTGGGCACCGATCGCCGCGTCCAAGGGCGCCGTGGTCGTCGACGACTCGGCGGCCTTCCGGCTGGACGACGACGTACCGCTGGTCGTCCCGGAGATCAACCCGCACGCCGCCCGGCTCAGACCCCGTGGCATCGTCGCCTCCCCGAACTGCACCACGCTGTCGCTGATCGTCGCGGTCGGCGCACTGCACGCGGAATTCGGGCTGCGCGAACTGATCGTCTCCTCCTACCAGGCGGTCAGCGCCGCGGGCCGCGACGGCGTCAGGGCCCTGCGCGAACAGCTGTCGCTGGTGGCCGGTACGGAGCTGGGCACCCACCCCGGTGACGTACGCCGGGCCCTGGGCGACGACGCCGGTACGGCCGACAGCCCGTTCGCCGCGCCCGTCGCCCTGAACGTCGTGCCGTGGGCCGGTACGGACGCCGGGGGCGGCTGGTCCTCCGAGGAGCTCGCGATCCGCGAGGAGACCCGCAAGGTGCTGGCCCTGCCGGGGCTGAAGACCACCGCGACCTGCGTGTACGTCCCCGTCATCGCGACGCACTCCATGTCCGTCCACGCGCGCTTCGAGAACGAGGTAGCCGTCGACCGGGCCCACGAGATCCTGGCGACCGCACCGGGCGTCGTCCTCTTCGACAGCCCGGCGTCCGGGGATTTCCCGACCCCGTCGGATGTGGTGGGCACCGATCCCACCTGGGTCGGCCGGGTACGGCGTTCGATGGACGACCCCCGGGCCCTGGAAATGTTCATTTGCGGCGATAATCTCCGTAAAGGTGCGGCTTTGAACGTCGCACAGATCGCGGAATCGGTGGCTGCGGAAATCACCGTGGCCTGA
- a CDS encoding SigE family RNA polymerase sigma factor, with amino-acid sequence MPAARPAQLPSQRGGADETVAAGTTVDHLTETYRAHYRSLLGLAALLLDDTASCEDVVQEAFIRVHSARNRVREPEKTLAYLRQTVVNLSRSALRRRILGLKLLSKPMPDMASAEEGAYDQLERDALIKAMKGLQRRQREVLVLRYFADMTEAQVAETLGISLGSVKAYGSRGIAALRVVMEAQT; translated from the coding sequence ATGCCCGCTGCACGCCCGGCCCAGCTGCCCTCGCAGCGCGGGGGTGCTGACGAGACGGTGGCAGCAGGAACCACGGTCGACCACCTCACCGAGACCTACCGCGCCCACTACCGTTCGCTGCTCGGCCTCGCGGCCCTGCTGCTGGACGACACCGCGTCCTGCGAGGACGTGGTGCAGGAGGCGTTCATCCGCGTGCACTCCGCGCGCAACCGCGTCCGGGAGCCCGAGAAGACCCTCGCCTACCTCCGCCAGACCGTCGTCAACCTCTCGCGCTCCGCGCTGCGCCGCCGCATCCTCGGGCTCAAGCTGCTCTCCAAGCCGATGCCGGACATGGCGAGCGCGGAGGAAGGCGCCTACGACCAGCTGGAGCGGGACGCCCTGATCAAGGCCATGAAAGGGCTCCAGCGACGCCAGCGCGAGGTGCTGGTGCTGCGGTACTTCGCGGATATGACGGAGGCCCAGGTCGCGGAGACGCTGGGAATTTCGCTGGGCTCGGTGAAGGCGTACGGCTCACGCGGAATCGCGGCGCTGCGCGTCGTGATGGAGGCCCAGACATGA
- a CDS encoding SURF1 family protein, with amino-acid sequence MYRFLLTPRWWGINLFVVLAIPFCVFMGTWQLGRFEDRVQSHEQAAKQPDPSTRAAEPLDELLPVDKVTSGRPATATGTYADQFLVPGRELDDRQGFYVLTLLRTDSGKALPVVRGWLPGSASEARVPAAPQGEVTVTGDLQASENIHSDGVNTRGGLPEGQLGMISAASLVNLVDYDVYDAWVTLPETEAGGATGPDDAMKPVPAAAPQGSGLDLKAFQNLGYTGEWFVFAGFVLFMWFRLVRREAEAVRDVALGLVPEGGDGGDGGGHGGGEGGGDAPEAAGAPGAREAAGAAGAPGAAEASGTPGAVGAPGAAGAAAAPGAAGAPGAPEAPGASKAEASSSAAQGS; translated from the coding sequence GTGTATCGGTTCCTGCTGACCCCGCGATGGTGGGGGATCAACCTCTTCGTCGTGCTGGCCATCCCGTTCTGCGTGTTCATGGGCACCTGGCAGCTCGGCCGCTTCGAGGACCGTGTGCAGTCGCACGAGCAGGCGGCGAAGCAGCCCGATCCGAGCACTCGGGCCGCCGAACCGCTGGACGAGCTGCTGCCCGTCGACAAGGTGACGTCCGGTCGGCCGGCCACGGCGACCGGGACGTACGCCGACCAGTTCCTGGTGCCCGGCCGTGAACTGGACGACCGCCAGGGCTTCTATGTCCTGACCCTCCTGCGTACGGACAGCGGCAAGGCTCTGCCGGTGGTACGAGGCTGGCTGCCCGGTTCCGCGAGCGAGGCCCGGGTGCCCGCCGCGCCGCAGGGCGAAGTCACCGTGACCGGGGACCTCCAGGCCTCCGAGAACATCCACAGCGACGGCGTCAACACCCGGGGCGGGCTCCCCGAGGGCCAGCTCGGCATGATCAGCGCCGCGTCCCTGGTGAACCTGGTCGACTACGACGTGTACGACGCCTGGGTGACGCTTCCGGAGACGGAGGCGGGCGGTGCGACCGGCCCGGACGACGCGATGAAGCCGGTGCCCGCCGCGGCTCCGCAGGGCAGCGGACTCGATCTGAAGGCGTTCCAGAACCTGGGGTACACGGGCGAGTGGTTCGTCTTCGCCGGCTTCGTGCTCTTCATGTGGTTCCGGCTGGTCCGCCGCGAGGCCGAAGCCGTCCGCGATGTCGCCCTCGGGCTGGTCCCGGAGGGCGGGGACGGTGGGGACGGTGGGGGCCATGGGGGCGGCGAGGGCGGCGGGGATGCTCCGGAGGCCGCCGGTGCTCCCGGTGCTCGGGAGGCCGCCGGTGCCGCCGGTGCTCCCGGTGCAGCCGAGGCCTCCGGTACTCCCGGTGCCGTTGGTGCCCCCGGTGCTGCCGGTGCCGCTGCTGCTCCCGGTGCCGCTGGTGCCCCTGGTGCTCCCGAGGCCCCCGGTGCTTCCAAGGCCGAGGCCTCTTCGTCGGCCGCGCAGGGGTCCTAG
- a CDS encoding prolyl oligopeptidase family serine peptidase codes for MEGMSESENVSTMPEWEQRFRAPRVSLPDWAEDAPDRSLFVSNATGTYELYAWDRASGRQRQVTDRPNGTTDGVLTPDGEAIWWFSDTDGDEFGVWMRQPFGGGEDEPAAPGLAPSYPAGLAIGRDGSAVIGRSTDEDGTTIHLVPPPGRGDGSGGEAIEIYRHRESAGVGDLSYDGTLIALEHTEHGDAMHSALRVVRPDGSTVAELDDTEGGTKELGLAVLGFAPVAGDTRLLVGHQRRGRWEPMIWDPVAGTETALPVDLPGDVGAEWYPDGSALLIDHSFEARSELWRYEPGAPEPVRVETPAGTVSGATARPDGTVEYLWSSAAQPPVVRSTSGAVVLDPPGAKAPASVAVEDAWVEGPGGRIHALVQKPAGEGPFPTVFEIHGGPTWHDSDAFASGPAAWVDHGFAVVRVNYRGSTGYGRAWTDALKHRVGLIELEDIAAVREWSVKSGLADPQRLVLAGGSWGGYLTLLGLGTQPDAWALGLAAVPVADYVTAYHDEMEALKAMDRTLLGGTPEEVPERFEASSPLTYVDAVRAPVYISAGVNDPRCPIRQVENYVDRLAARGAVHEVYRYDAGHGSLVVEERIKQVRLELEFALKHLGGGNVLGA; via the coding sequence ATGGAGGGCATGAGCGAATCAGAGAACGTCTCGACCATGCCGGAGTGGGAGCAGCGGTTCCGCGCGCCCAGGGTGTCCCTGCCCGACTGGGCCGAGGACGCGCCTGACCGTTCCCTCTTCGTCTCCAACGCCACCGGGACCTACGAGCTGTACGCGTGGGACCGGGCGAGCGGGCGACAGCGCCAGGTGACCGACCGGCCCAACGGGACCACCGACGGCGTGCTGACGCCGGACGGTGAAGCCATCTGGTGGTTCAGCGACACCGACGGCGACGAGTTCGGCGTGTGGATGCGCCAGCCCTTCGGCGGCGGGGAAGACGAGCCCGCCGCCCCGGGCCTCGCGCCCTCTTACCCGGCGGGCCTCGCCATCGGGCGCGACGGGTCCGCGGTGATCGGCCGTTCCACCGATGAGGACGGGACGACCATCCATCTCGTCCCGCCCCCGGGCCGCGGCGACGGGAGTGGTGGCGAAGCCATCGAGATCTACCGGCACCGCGAGTCCGCCGGGGTCGGGGACCTGTCCTACGACGGCACGCTCATCGCGCTGGAGCACACCGAGCACGGCGACGCCATGCACTCCGCCCTCCGCGTGGTGCGCCCCGACGGCTCCACGGTGGCCGAGCTGGACGACACCGAGGGCGGCACCAAGGAGCTCGGGCTTGCCGTGCTGGGCTTCGCGCCGGTGGCCGGTGACACCCGGCTTCTCGTCGGGCACCAGCGCCGGGGCCGCTGGGAGCCGATGATCTGGGACCCGGTCGCCGGTACGGAGACCGCGCTCCCCGTCGACCTGCCCGGTGACGTGGGCGCCGAGTGGTATCCGGACGGCTCCGCCCTGCTCATCGATCACAGCTTCGAGGCCCGCAGCGAGCTGTGGCGGTACGAGCCGGGGGCTCCGGAGCCCGTGCGCGTGGAGACGCCCGCCGGGACGGTGTCCGGTGCCACGGCCCGGCCGGACGGCACCGTGGAGTACCTGTGGTCCTCGGCCGCGCAGCCGCCCGTGGTGCGGTCGACGAGCGGCGCGGTGGTCCTGGACCCGCCGGGCGCCAAGGCCCCGGCCTCGGTCGCGGTCGAGGACGCGTGGGTGGAGGGGCCGGGCGGCCGGATCCACGCCCTCGTGCAGAAGCCGGCCGGGGAGGGGCCGTTCCCCACCGTCTTCGAGATCCACGGCGGGCCCACCTGGCACGACAGCGACGCCTTCGCCTCCGGGCCCGCCGCCTGGGTGGACCACGGGTTCGCCGTCGTCCGGGTCAACTACCGCGGCTCCACCGGATACGGCCGCGCCTGGACGGACGCGTTGAAGCACCGGGTCGGCCTGATCGAGTTGGAGGACATCGCGGCCGTACGGGAGTGGTCGGTGAAGTCCGGGCTCGCGGACCCGCAGCGCCTGGTCCTGGCCGGGGGCTCATGGGGCGGCTATCTGACCCTTCTCGGGCTCGGCACCCAGCCCGACGCCTGGGCGCTGGGGCTCGCCGCCGTGCCGGTCGCGGACTACGTCACGGCGTACCACGACGAGATGGAGGCCCTGAAGGCGATGGACCGCACACTGCTGGGCGGTACGCCGGAGGAGGTGCCCGAGCGGTTCGAGGCCTCGTCCCCGCTGACGTACGTCGACGCGGTGCGCGCTCCCGTCTACATCTCGGCGGGCGTCAACGATCCGCGCTGCCCCATCCGTCAGGTGGAGAACTACGTGGACCGGCTGGCGGCGCGCGGCGCGGTGCACGAGGTCTACCGGTACGACGCAGGTCACGGCTCGCTCGTGGTGGAGGAACGCATCAAGCAGGTCCGGCTGGAGCTGGAGTTCGCCCTGAAGCACCTGGGGGGTGGGAACGTCCTAGGGGCGTAA
- a CDS encoding class I SAM-dependent methyltransferase produces MYSPTPHDWQDANRARWDERVPIHVVSDFYDLEAFRAGKDVLRPFELAEVGEVTGKTLLHLQCHIGLDTLSWARHGAAQVVGLDFSEPAVETARGLAESLGLGPDRAAFVTADVYDAATAVPDSSYDIVYTGTGALNWLPDMERWAETAASLVAPGGFLYLAEFHPLTDTLDDGTGSVVTHDYFSREAWVDETPGTYADFDAPTVHNRSVEWQHPLGEVVTALAATGLRIEFLHEHEATLFPRFGTLERHADGHYRFPADRPRIPLMYSIKAAKPQPSRA; encoded by the coding sequence ATGTACTCCCCGACTCCGCACGACTGGCAGGACGCCAACCGCGCACGCTGGGACGAGCGCGTGCCGATCCATGTGGTGAGCGACTTCTACGACCTGGAGGCGTTCCGGGCGGGCAAGGACGTGCTGCGCCCGTTCGAGCTGGCGGAGGTCGGCGAGGTGACGGGAAAGACCCTGCTGCACCTCCAGTGCCACATCGGCCTGGACACCTTGTCCTGGGCGCGGCACGGCGCCGCGCAGGTGGTGGGCCTGGACTTCTCCGAGCCCGCCGTGGAGACCGCCCGCGGCCTCGCGGAATCGCTGGGCCTGGGCCCGGACCGCGCGGCGTTCGTGACGGCCGACGTGTACGACGCCGCGACGGCCGTCCCCGACTCCTCGTACGACATCGTCTACACGGGCACCGGCGCGCTGAACTGGCTGCCCGACATGGAGCGCTGGGCCGAGACCGCCGCATCCCTGGTCGCGCCCGGGGGCTTCCTCTACCTGGCGGAGTTCCACCCCCTCACGGACACGCTGGACGACGGGACCGGCTCGGTCGTCACCCACGACTACTTCAGCCGTGAGGCCTGGGTGGACGAGACCCCCGGGACGTACGCGGACTTCGACGCGCCGACCGTGCACAACCGCAGCGTCGAGTGGCAGCACCCGCTGGGCGAGGTGGTGACGGCGTTGGCGGCGACCGGCCTGCGGATCGAGTTCCTCCACGAACACGAGGCCACGCTCTTCCCGCGCTTCGGCACGCTGGAGCGCCACGCGGACGGCCACTACCGCTTCCCGGCGGACCGCCCGCGGATCCCGCTGATGTACTCGATCAAGGCCGCAAAACCCCAGCCATCCCGGGCATAA
- a CDS encoding nuclear transport factor 2 family protein: MTDDTSRIITTAGLRTAVETYWATADARDWDAFAATLADEVVYELPQTRERIHGKDRYVRFNQEYPGDWHVRIERIVADAEGRQAAARTEFTVGPEEMHAIHFFTFDARGLITGVTDFWPEAYEPPAGREHLVERY; the protein is encoded by the coding sequence ATGACGGACGACACCAGCAGAATCATCACCACAGCAGGCCTGCGCACAGCAGTGGAGACGTACTGGGCGACGGCCGACGCCCGAGACTGGGACGCCTTCGCGGCGACCCTGGCGGACGAGGTGGTGTACGAGCTTCCGCAGACCAGGGAACGCATCCACGGCAAGGACCGCTACGTCCGCTTCAACCAGGAGTACCCGGGCGACTGGCATGTCCGGATCGAACGGATCGTCGCGGACGCGGAGGGCCGGCAGGCCGCCGCGCGGACCGAGTTCACGGTCGGCCCGGAGGAGATGCACGCCATCCACTTCTTCACCTTCGACGCCCGGGGCCTGATCACCGGAGTGACGGACTTCTGGCCGGAGGCGTACGAACCCCCGGCGGGCCGGGAGCACTTGGTGGAGAGGTACTGA
- a CDS encoding SGNH/GDSL hydrolase family protein, with protein sequence MSVRRFWASLSTLALAAVATLGVAGAAVAADSEAAGGYVALGDSYSSGVGAGDYLPDSGDCRRSANAYPQLWAAANSPTSFAFVACSGATTASVASGQLGALDASTTLVSVTAGGNDVGFADVMQDCVLGSEATCISRVNAAVAEMNSSLPGSLDSLYSSIRAGAPAAQVVVLGYPRFYQLSGSCIAGLTEAERAAINDASDVLNGVLAKRAADAGFTFSSVVDEFTGHELCSGDAWLHSVTVPVYNSYHPTAAGQSGGYLPAFRSAV encoded by the coding sequence ATGTCCGTACGTAGGTTCTGGGCATCCCTATCCACTCTCGCACTCGCCGCCGTGGCCACTCTCGGTGTTGCCGGGGCCGCCGTCGCGGCGGACTCCGAGGCGGCCGGCGGTTATGTCGCGCTCGGTGACTCCTACTCCTCCGGTGTCGGTGCCGGGGACTACCTCCCTGACAGTGGTGACTGCCGTCGCAGCGCCAACGCCTATCCACAGCTGTGGGCGGCGGCGAACTCCCCCACCTCGTTCGCCTTCGTCGCCTGCTCGGGTGCTACCACCGCTTCCGTCGCCAGTGGTCAGCTCGGGGCGTTGGACGCGTCCACCACGCTGGTCAGCGTTACGGCCGGAGGCAACGATGTCGGGTTCGCCGATGTCATGCAGGACTGCGTGCTGGGGAGCGAGGCCACCTGCATCAGCCGCGTCAACGCCGCGGTCGCCGAGATGAACAGCTCCCTGCCCGGCAGCCTCGATTCGCTGTACAGCAGCATCCGCGCCGGGGCTCCCGCCGCCCAGGTCGTCGTCCTCGGGTATCCGCGCTTCTACCAGCTGTCGGGCAGCTGCATCGCCGGGCTCACCGAGGCCGAGCGGGCCGCGATCAACGACGCTTCGGACGTGCTGAACGGGGTCCTCGCCAAGCGGGCCGCCGATGCCGGGTTCACCTTCTCCAGCGTCGTCGACGAGTTCACCGGGCATGAGCTGTGCTCCGGTGACGCCTGGCTCCACAGTGTGACCGTGCCTGTCTACAACTCGTACCACCCGACCGCGGCCGGACAGTCGGGCGGGTATCTGCCTGCCTTCCGGTCGGCCGTTTAG
- a CDS encoding metallophosphoesterase, producing MRARYGVPLKVTAVGAAVGAAGLAYAAGFEARSFRLRRVTVPVLPHGARPLRVLQVSDIHMVSGQRKKRAWLQSLAGLRPDFVVNTGDNLSDPEAVPEVLDALGPLMEFPGVYVFGSNDYYGPKLRNPGRYLLEKVQGKHGLNGNEPAVGVVHNPWEPMRDAFDEAGWLNLTNTRGRLKLDGTEIAFTGLDDPHIKRDRYAEVQGGPETGVDLSIGVVHAPYLRSLDAFTADGYPLILAGHTHGGQLCIPFYGALVTNCDLDTDRVKGLSTHTAGAHRAYLHVSAGCGTNRYTPVRFACPPEVTLLTLVGRD from the coding sequence ATGCGCGCACGCTACGGAGTACCCCTGAAAGTCACGGCAGTCGGTGCGGCGGTCGGCGCTGCCGGCCTCGCCTACGCCGCCGGATTCGAGGCCCGCTCGTTCCGCCTGCGGCGGGTGACCGTCCCCGTACTCCCGCACGGCGCCCGTCCGTTGCGCGTCCTCCAGGTGTCCGACATCCACATGGTGAGCGGTCAGCGCAAGAAGCGCGCCTGGCTCCAGTCGCTGGCGGGCCTGCGCCCCGACTTCGTCGTGAACACGGGCGACAACCTCTCCGACCCGGAGGCCGTGCCCGAGGTGCTGGACGCGCTCGGCCCGCTGATGGAGTTCCCGGGGGTGTACGTCTTCGGCTCCAACGACTACTACGGGCCGAAGCTGCGCAACCCCGGCCGCTACCTCCTGGAGAAGGTCCAGGGCAAGCACGGCCTCAACGGCAACGAGCCCGCGGTCGGCGTCGTGCACAACCCGTGGGAGCCGATGCGGGACGCCTTCGACGAGGCGGGCTGGCTGAACCTGACGAACACCCGGGGCCGGCTCAAGCTGGACGGCACGGAGATCGCGTTCACGGGCCTGGACGACCCGCACATCAAGCGCGACCGTTACGCCGAGGTCCAGGGCGGCCCCGAGACCGGCGTGGACCTCTCCATCGGCGTGGTCCACGCCCCGTACCTGCGCTCCCTGGACGCCTTCACGGCCGACGGCTACCCCCTGATCCTGGCGGGCCACACCCACGGCGGCCAGCTGTGCATCCCCTTCTACGGGGCCCTGGTCACCAACTGCGACCTGGACACGGACCGGGTCAAGGGCCTCTCCACCCACACGGCGGGCGCCCACCGCGCCTACCTCCACGTCTCCGCAGGCTGCGGCACCAACCGCTACACCCCGGTCCGCTTCGCCTGCCCGCCCGAGGTCACGCTGCTGACGCTGGTGGGGCGGGACTGA
- a CDS encoding GatB/YqeY domain-containing protein, producing the protein MTTLKSKLKEDLHTAMKARDELTSSTLRLTLTAITKEEVSGKSARELSDDEVQKVIAKEAKKRREAAEAFAQGGRTEQAEREKAEGELLDGYLPKQLTDDELNAIVASAVEEAKAAGAEGPRAMGAVMKIVNPKVAGLAEGGRVAAAVKKLLAG; encoded by the coding sequence ATGACCACGCTCAAGTCCAAGCTCAAGGAAGACCTCCACACGGCCATGAAGGCGCGTGACGAGCTGACCTCGTCCACCCTTCGGCTCACCCTCACCGCGATCACCAAGGAAGAGGTCAGCGGCAAGTCGGCGCGCGAGCTCTCCGACGACGAGGTGCAGAAGGTGATCGCCAAGGAGGCGAAGAAGCGCCGCGAGGCGGCCGAGGCGTTCGCCCAGGGCGGCCGGACCGAGCAGGCCGAGCGGGAGAAAGCGGAGGGCGAGCTGCTGGACGGCTACCTCCCCAAGCAGCTCACCGACGACGAGCTGAACGCGATCGTGGCGTCCGCCGTCGAGGAGGCCAAGGCCGCCGGAGCCGAGGGGCCGCGCGCCATGGGCGCCGTCATGAAGATCGTCAACCCCAAGGTGGCCGGTCTCGCCGAGGGCGGCCGGGTCGCCGCCGCGGTGAAGAAGCTCCTCGCGGGCTGA